The DNA sequence GAATTCAGGTAGGGATTGAATTTGCCGAACTGTTGCGTAGCCGACTCGACCTGTCTGATATTATTATCCAGCCAGCATTTGCTCTGACGGTCTTCCGCCTCTTGCCAACTAGTCAGTCATCAGAACTAGATTCCAAGGCTAGAAAGGTCTACGAAACCATACACCAACAGGGTGACTTTTTCTTGACATCGGCAGTGGTGGACCATGTCTATGCTATACGTGTAGTCAATGCCAACCAGGCAGCTCATGTGGAACATGTTACAAAGGTTTTCGAGTTGTTGGTGACGTTAGCAGAAAGCTTTACTATGTCCGAATAGATAGCCTCTTAAATCTGATGGATACATGGATACGCTTCAGTCGATCTGGCCGTTCAATGTTCAAGAGAGAAATCTATGTTGTAACAGGATATCCTTACGCCAGTTTAGTAGTGATACgaatatcaatcaatggaAAGAGAACGCCTTTTATACGCCATGATATAGCTACCCTCCTAAGCACGGTCTATGTGATAGATTAGACATGTGTTTCATGATCTTTGAATCTTCCAGTCCACTGCCTTGTAAAGAACGCACAAGGTAGACCAGCTAAGAACTTTAGCCTTCAACTATGATGAACAAGTGGCTTACAAACTCCTCGGCAGTCAACCTCCACATCCCGACATCTGAGTTTCCCCCCACAGTCTTGGCTGCGCTACTAGTCAGACTCTACCCTATCCCCGGATATCTCGAATGTACCCCGCAAATTGCAATAAGTCTTCATCTATATCGGGATATGAATCTAGCGCACCAGCCAATCCGGTGGGCGATATTTGAGTAATGCACTCC is a window from the Aspergillus oryzae RIB40 DNA, chromosome 6 genome containing:
- a CDS encoding uncharacterized protein (predicted protein) codes for the protein MHKWLLVNFDASCCFVRNRKDLAEALEVNPSYLRNNVSNTGTVVDHRNWQIPLGRRLRSLKVCGLRAHIHNGIQVGIEFAELLRSRLDLSDIIIQPAFALTVFRLLPTSQSSELDSKARKVYETIHQQGDFFLTSAVVDHVYAIRVVNANQAAHVEHVTKVFELLVTLAESFTMSE